The sequence AAGTAAACTCTAAAGGCGACATTTTTGTTAACAAACCAAAAAAGAAGTAGAAAATTAAAAGCATAAAAACACAATCACGTATGCACTTAAGCATTTAAAAAACGTAACTATCGCACCAAAAATAACCACAAACAACAAATAGTAAATAGGGGCAAAGTATATAAACACATATTCAAAAATAGGCGTATGTACGTACAGAAATAACGCCTGAATATCTTAACTGCAAGCACTTGAAACTTAAGCAAAAAGAACTTAAATCCCTAGCTAAACAACTAAGTAAGCAACATAGCAAGTCAACAAGTTGTTAACAAGCAATTTTGTACATTACAAATCGCGGTCATTTAAACCTCATTCACATACACAGATCCGTCTCAGCAAACAATATAGTATAACAGCAGAAGCAGCAATAATCAAAAAGAataagaacaagaagaagaagaaaaaggaaagcaggagaaatattaaatagcaaattattaacaaatttaataaatatacgaTATACGCCGTCAACAACACCATCAACATCGGCAACAACAGCAGAAACATAATGAACTCAAGCACAAAGCATCTGCTGCATTGCACACTCCTTATCATTGTGATAATAACATTTGAAGTATTCTCTGGTGGTATTAAAATTAACGAGAATTCATTTACGCTCGTTGATCCATGGACTGAGTACGGCCAAGTGGCCTCCGTACTTTTGTACTTATTACGATTCCTTACTATTCTTACGTTACCGCAagtattgtttaatttttgcggTCTCGTTATCTATAATGCCTTCCCCGAGAAGGTGGTGCTAAAGGGTAGTCCAATTCTGGCGCCATTCATATGTATACGCGTAGTGACGCGCGGTGACTTTGCCGATTTGGTTAAGTCGAATGTGTTGCGCAACATGAACACTTGTCTAGATACAGGTTTGGAAAATTTCCTCATCGAAGTGGTCACGGACAAGCCAGTTAATTTAGCACAACATCGACGTATACGTGAGATAGTCGTGCCGAAGGAGTACAAAACACGTACCGGTGCATTGTTCAAGTCACGTGCTTTACAATATTGTTTAGAGGATGATGTGAACGTGTTGAACGACAGCGATTGGATCGTACATTTGGATGAAGAAACTTTGCTTACCGAGAATTCGGTGCGtggtattattaattttgtattggaCGGCAAGCATCCATTTGGACAGGGTCTCATCACCTATGCCAATGAAAATGTGGTTAATTGGCTAACTACGTTGGCGGATAGTTTCCGTGTGTCGGATGATATGGGCAAATTGCGTTTGCAATTCAAATTGTTTCACAAGCCGTTGTTCAGCTGGAAGGGCAGCTATGTTGTTACGCAGGTAAGAATCAATcctaaactagagagagtgtGTGGGTAAGTTTTATAATGACTGGATGCAAAGCCCGAGGGataatactaatatatatatgtagagaGATGTTATTTTACAATAGTTCCTTAGTTCTTCTTAAAAATGTCATCCAGAGGTATgatcaagaaaacaaaaaaataatggccGCCGTGTGCGGGTGGCAGAGagtggaaaaattcaaaattccaaAAGCGAATTAATCAAATCATGAATTTTGGTGCAAAACCTACTGAGGTActctatattttaaaaaattttagcacattctGGGACTGActgttttataatttatatgaatgcaCGGCAATACCATCAAGGTGATCTAGCCTTTTTCTGCCTAGTGATTTCTTAAGAGATTGTTTAAATGATATCTCAGGCTACAGTGGCCTGTAAAGTAAACAGATAAAAACCTTGATTCTACTCTGCGGAGCGAACGTAGCTTATCAGAAGTTCCTCTATGCGGAGTTAGGAATTGTTTCGAATTTTAGAGACATTTTGCCCCTTTTTGGCTAGttgatcagccatttcattttgcTCATATCCGTCATGTCCACGAATCCAACCTAATAATACTAGATCTCTAGGTTCTAGTACTAGTTCTTGAAGTTCTCTAACGGCCTAGCACTGTCACTCAAACAGCGTTccccaaatttttaaatacgacacattgaaatatttaaacccCTCTgcacccaacctgtcgaaacagcaagtttcgtaggcctaccgttagataagCTAGACGATGATGATTGGTGATCTACACAACACTGACATGGTTCAGTgtactgttacaacaacaacatttaaaCCCCTTTTTTGAGTGTACCGTTCGCCCGTTTTGTCTTAGTGGCATCTGACATGTAGGCCAAAATATACCTCCAAAGCTAGGGAATTGAAATCTGGCACCTATGCATAAATTGTATTTAACATACGTTTGGTGAAAAGTGGTAGGTATAGGAAAACTGCGCGAAGCACCTCTCATATAAACTGAATTTTCCAAATCACTTTTCGACGGAACCACAAATGATGTGATACAGTTACACAAATTGGCAAAACCTCTCTTTTGGTGGAAAGTGGTAGATTTTAGAAAAGGGGACGTAGCAATTCCCATACCAACTGAAACCCTCATATCGATTTCTCTGGAACCTCTTTTGCTAAactgaaatttcattaaattacaTAAGTTACGAATGCCGTATTTAAGACGAAAAGCAATAGGTATTgaaaaagggggcgtggcatcTCCCATACAAACTCACGTCACATCCTGTGTGCAAAATAAAGGAATCGACGGAAATTTCAaactattaaaacaattttatagaCAAAATGTATGTAGACTATTTTAACGCATTGCATGattcaattgaaattgaataaaacctACTACTTACAGTGATAATAATTTCGGATGGTgtagagattcgaacctacgttctctctgaattccgaatggtagtcacgcaccaacccatgcaaaaattcagcaaaattttaagaaaatttcgaactttttgcttagaatttttaattttatttactgatatgcagttttataactaATTAAATTCTAGCGTAACAAAGTGGAAGTCTGAAGTTGCTGAAAATtcccgtttttttgttttactgccAGTATTATATCTAACTTTTGGCATTATCGTTATCGATAACTATAGTTTGGCAgctaagaatggcaaactgtgtagATATTTCTGTTCCCTAACGTtttgcaagtcatcatgaatcgtttaaattgtgaaaatttgctttgaaaaacaaaaatctgttcgcgaagctcATTTTAGATTGTAATTGTGACTAAGTACTTTGACTATGCATGGGCACCTTATATTTTGAGTAATAAAAATGTGGAATAacaatgtatacatatatgtaagtacatacaatGCATccagtttttatgaaaagctttttttttagtttcgtaTGCTCCTTATATTCCTAGAATTGTGTTTCTTGGATTACCGATGTTTCTTGccgtacaaatattttaaacaatagtgtagtttagaaaaatttctgaaatatagtgaaatacaaaaatatattgtactaaaatcataattctaattttctgatttttcccCCTTTAATTTTGTATGCTCGCACATATTTCTCAGCATTTAACAAATCTTTTTCCTTATAATCTTCCAGGTTTCTGCTGAACGCCAAGTATCCTTCGATAACGGCATCGACGGCTCTGTAGCTGAGGACTGTTTCTTTGCCATGCGAGCCTTTGCCCAGGGTTACACTTTCAATTTCATCGAAGGTGAAATGTACGAGAAGTCCCCATTCACGCTGCTCGATTTCTTACAACAACGCAAACGCTGGTTGCAAGGCATATTACTCGTCGTACACTCAAAAATTATACCACTCAAGCACAAACTCTTGCTTGGCATCAGCGTCTACTCGTGGGTTACCATGCCGCTATCCACTTCGAACATTATTTTTGCCGGCCTCTATCCAATACCATGCCCGAATTTAGTGGATTTCGTGTGCGCTTTTATTGCCGccgttaatatatatatgtatgtattcggtGTCATAAAATCATTCTCGCTGTATCGTTTTGGGCTACTAAAATTTATGGCCTGTGTATTGGGCGCCGTTTGCACCATACCAGTGAATGTGGTTATCGAAAATATTGCCGTAATTTGGGGGCTATTCGGCAAGAAGCACAAATTCTATGTGGTGCAAAAAGACGTGAGAGCAATGGAAACTGTTTGAGTGGAGAGCGGAGAGTTTGCATCACCTTCACATTGCTTCAGCACTCTCTTATTAGCTGTCGCTATTAAAGCCACAAAAGCGTAAAGGTGAGTGAGGAGGGGGGGgtgaaaccaaattaaaaagaagtaataataataaattcataaTTATTCGCGTActattttttatctcttttcttgggaattaaaaaacgaaactaAAAATTCTAGTATACTAATGTGCGGTAATTGTAATCGGCAAAATTAATACCGTAAAATAacacaggtctgcaaaaaaatgggttcggaatgttctataaaagtgtagtgtcatttccgaagtaattttttgcgtagaatccgaatccggggtttaaattgctctatcacgtcaggactttgagatatcctaacctaaaagtgcaaaaaacgctgtttttgcccatttttgaggttatggaggttatgtagctacgaaGATTTTGCTCTTGATAAAAAAGTAGACgtggtattttaaattataagtctccctcttttaaatgccgttgagcttgctcaaatatcttaatttttcactgagatatcgcattttgaagtctccacgtttgttttttgtgcgactatgtaatcgaccgtatcacgtctcatgttatctcaatggattttcgaatatcgaaaaattcacaaacatgaaaacttcaaaatgcgatatctcagtgaaaaatactatgtttacttcttttttatgaagaaaaatctgcgtagctacataacctcaaaaatgggcaaaacagcgttttttgcacttttaggttaggatatctcaaaatcctgacgtgatagagcaatttaaaccccggattcggattctacgcaaaaaattacttcgaaaatgactctacactttcctagaacaaaacgttgttgaccTGTGTAATTAGTAATTATCACCGGAGCTTATGATTTTTATcccaatacaatttttaaaccttcATTACTTTTTgcaactaaattaaatacatttatttatatgttgtttgtttttcatttagattGTGCTGCCCAGGACAAATATACTACaattaccaaaaaaatcaacacatatGGTGCGATACTTTGCTTATGCGTCCTTTGCTCTATGCCATTGTAGCCAGCGTCCAATTAGCCGTCGCGGTCACCAGTGCCATCGCCTGGACACCATTATAGTTGATATTGCTGTTGCCAAAAAACAAATCTCCTGCGCACTTTTCACCTTTTGTCAAATCCTCATGAAAACTTGAATGAACAAATGCGAAATCACGCACAGACGCTCCTCTACCCAGCACCACCACCAACACTACGAACACCATCACGCAAACAGCACAAACCCATTTACAAAATTAGTTCACTCACACTTATAGCATAAATATCATTAtagtt comes from Anastrepha ludens isolate Willacy chromosome 3, idAnaLude1.1, whole genome shotgun sequence and encodes:
- the LOC128858402 gene encoding beta-1,4-mannosyltransferase egh; protein product: MNSSTKHLLHCTLLIIVIITFEVFSGGIKINENSFTLVDPWTEYGQVASVLLYLLRFLTILTLPQVLFNFCGLVIYNAFPEKVVLKGSPILAPFICIRVVTRGDFADLVKSNVLRNMNTCLDTGLENFLIEVVTDKPVNLAQHRRIREIVVPKEYKTRTGALFKSRALQYCLEDDVNVLNDSDWIVHLDEETLLTENSVRGIINFVLDGKHPFGQGLITYANENVVNWLTTLADSFRVSDDMGKLRLQFKLFHKPLFSWKGSYVVTQVSAERQVSFDNGIDGSVAEDCFFAMRAFAQGYTFNFIEGEMYEKSPFTLLDFLQQRKRWLQGILLVVHSKIIPLKHKLLLGISVYSWVTMPLSTSNIIFAGLYPIPCPNLVDFVCAFIAAVNIYMYVFGVIKSFSLYRFGLLKFMACVLGAVCTIPVNVVIENIAVIWGLFGKKHKFYVVQKDVRAMETV